In Xenopus laevis strain J_2021 chromosome 2S, Xenopus_laevis_v10.1, whole genome shotgun sequence, a genomic segment contains:
- the znf674.S gene encoding zinc finger protein 585A isoform X2, with translation MDESALHIKEEPCEIGQSEFLVEEQETVAKEENVSEDWGAEAFAGEETEDYPQDKDSCGFICPECGKTFESQFLLSVHEATHVRESHVCPACGQTFVQRSSLVRHQTLYCAGNCQLSTSSSSPALSVPSSYRCGVCHMVLPGPNELRRHLVSHKGARRYTCKECNRTFSCNYFLVHHQKTHSREHPFVCPQCNKSFSCSSVLYRHQRLHMGVQPYKCELCVKRFSQKSSLITHMRTHTGERPYSCQLCGKSFSTNSALIRHQQRHQQGKLHTPLENQENEANDKDGKWKLPKILLRKAADGFSFTAVGDRKWVEQQMDCGRIQGKLVMEMHIDDEKVDIKKDYDEVPGGECRFLTRSPVKVENSEGHSTGSPQHSSEAPMPQRTHPRDRPFICRGCGKSFGHQSSLIRHRRSHCSRKQMKCMSADVSGSLDQSLYKCGVCSAAFTDRAQLKRHLSSHSGELLYWCKDCGRRFNSNYFLVRHQRIHTGDKPFQCQVCQRAFSQKTTLVIHLRSHTGERPYLCQVCGKGFCSRSALVRHHHSEKDKERGGQQKKLKASRRRKEVQKPRGGAKQKKLSSVDKESMRKVVIHDEDFEIIHTPAPKGSGRSSVACPDCGKTFKSQTHLTIHSRMHTGERPFSCACGKSFGHRSTLIRHRNFHCNVKSDMVIPTHAATPTQRIYKCGICHSNFPSTGELKKHLGSHTGEQRYTCTDCGRTFNGNFYLVRHQRTHTGERPFVCHRCNKSFKCSSVLYRHQRTHYGEMPFKCEACGKGFSQKTSLIIHQRTHTGERPYLCHICDRSFCSSAALSRHVQSHLFDGITSVQSVVEQHPEEADFTNGSVGEEAGEAGEEAGEAGEVGDPSKDEDFWEGSDQSLDSLKDKGSETDFHNGAEGSWTDPAPEIEKSNEDLQIIEVPENEAGGFICPECGKFFNSQSLLRQHQRVHSAAPSHFMCPHCGKAFIQSSSLERHMSSYCKLRPVLGPREAIKVIPAVQPMNKCGICDVTFPSRNELRKHLAGHTGNEPYTCKDCGRTFSCNYFLVRHQRAHTGERPFICPQCNKSFRCSSVLYRHQRSHSGELPFKCEVCDKGFGQKSTLIIHLRTHTGERPYPCPHCGRCFCSSSALARHEQTHKKNIDVKNLA, from the exons ATGGATGAGAGCGCTCTGCACATTAAGGAGGAGCCGTGTGAGATTGGTCAGAGTGAGTTTTTGGTGGAGGAGCAAGAGACCGTAGCTAAGGAAGAGAATGTTAGTGAGGACTGGGGGGCTGAGGCTTTTGCTGGAGAAGAGACAGAGGATTACCCCCAGGACAAGGACAGCTGTGGATTTATTTGCCCAGAATGTGGGAAAACCTTCGAGTCTCAGTTTCTGCTGAGTGTCCATGAGGCAACGCACGTGAGAGAGAGTCATGTGTGTCCAGCCTGTGGCCAGACCTTTGTACAACGCTCCTCTCTTGTGCGCCACCAGACCTTGTACTGCGCGGGCAACTGTCAGCTTTCCACCAGTTCCTCCTCTCCTGCTCTCAGTGTCCCATCCAGTTACAGATGCGGCGTGTGTCATATGGTGCTGCCCGGCCCCAACGAGCTGCGCAGACATCTGGTGAGTCACAAAGGTGCGAGGCGTTACACGTGCAAAGAGTGCAACCGCACATTCAGCTGTAACTACTTCCTGGTGCATCACCAGAAGACTCACTCCCGGGAGCACCCGTTTGTCTGTCCCCAGTGCAACAAGAGCTTCAGCTGCAGCTCCGTCCTGTACCGACACCAGCGCTTGCACATGGGGGTGCAGCCGTACAAGTGTGAGCTGTGTGTCAAACGCTTCTCCCAGAAGAGCAGTCTCATCACTCACATGAGAACTCACACGGGAGAGCGCCCGTATTCCTGTCAGCTCTGCGGGAAAAGTTTCTCTACCAACTCCGCTCTGATCCGGCACCAACAAAGGCACCAGCAGGGAAAGCTGCACACAC CTCTAGAGAATCAGGAGAATGAAGCCAATGACAAGGACGGGAAATGGAAACTGCCCAAAATCCTACTGAGAAAAGCAGCCGATGGCTTCTCCTTTACCGCTGTGGGGGACAGGAAGTGGGTGGAACAGCAGATGGATTGTGGGAGGATACAAGGAAAACTGGTGATGGAAATGCACATTGATGATGAGAAGGTGGATATAAAGAAAGACTATG ATGAAGTTCCAGGAGGAGAATGCCGTTTCCTGACACGGAGTCCAGTTAAAGTAGAGAACAGTGAGGGGCACAGCACTGGTAGCCCACAGCACAGTTCAGAAGCCCCCATGCCACAGAGGACACACCCTAGAGACAGGCCTTTTATTTGCAGGGGCTGTGGTAAAAGCTTTGGCCACCAGTCTTCACTTATAAGGCACCGCCGGTCCCACTGCAGCCGCAAGCAAATGAAATGCATGAGTGCTGATGTGAGTGGAAGCCTGGACCAGTCCCTTTATAAATGTGGGGTGTGCAGTGCAGCCTTCACAGACAGAGCGCAGCTGAAGAGACACCTGAGCAGCCACAGTGGGGAGCTGCTATACTGGTGCAAGGACTGCGGGCGCAGGTTTAACTCCAACTACTTCCTGGTCCGGCACCAGAGGATCCACACTGGCGATAAACCCTTCCAGTGCCAGGTTTGTCAGAGAGCTTTCTCCCAGAAGACCACCCTAGTGATTCACCTGAGATCTCACACCGGGGAGCGTCCTTACCTGTGTCAAGTCTGCGGCAAGGGCTTCTGCTCTCGCTCAGCATTGGTCCGCCATCATCACAGTGAGAAGGACAAGGAGAGAG GTGGGCAGCAGAAGAAGTTGAAGGCATCTCGGAGGAGGAAGGAGGTGCAGAAGCCCAGGGGTGGAGCTAAACAGAAGAAGTTATCGAGCGTGGATAAGGAGAGCATGCGTAAGGTAGTGATACATGATGAGGATTTTGAGATCATTCACACTCCTGCACCAAAAGGAAGCGGGAGGAGCTCCGTGGCGTGTCCTGACTGCGGCAAGACGTTCAAATCCCAGACGCATTTAACGATCCACAGTCGCATGCACACGGGGGAGAGGCCCTTCTCCTGTGCCTGTGGCAAAAGCTTCGGCCACCGCTCAACTCTCATTCGGCACAGAAACTTCCACTGTAATGTTAAGTCCGACATGGTTATCCCGACCCATGCGGCCACTCCCACCCAGCGCATTTATAAATGCGGCATCTGTCACTCCAACTTCCCCAGCACCGGTGAGCTGAAGAAGCACTTGGGCAGTCACACAGGGGAGCAGCGCTACACATGCACCGACTGCGGCCGCACCTTTAATGGGAACTTTTATCTGGTGCGTCACCAGCGGACCCACACCGGGGAGCGTCCCTTTGTCTGCCACCGCTGCAACAAAAGCTTCAAGTGCAGCTCCGTACTGTACCGGCACCAGCGCACACACTATGGGGAGATGCCCTTTAAATGCGAGGCATGCGGCAAGGGCTTCTCTCAAAAGACCAGTCTGATTATTCACCAGAGGACTCACACCGGAGAGCGGCCATACCTGTGCCACATCTGTGACCGGAGCTTCTGCTCTAGCGCTGCCCTCTCCCGACATGTGCAAAGTCACTTATTTGATGGAATCACCTCAG TGCAGAGTGTTGTGGAGCAGCACCCAGAAGAGGCTGATTTTACAAACGGCTCTGTAGGAGAGGAGGCGGGTGAGGCTGGAGAGGAGGCGGGTGAGGCTGGAGAGGTCGGGGATCCGTCTAAAGATGAGGACTTTTGGGAGGGCAGTGACCAGTCCCTTGATTCTCTGAAAGACAAAGGCAGCGAGACGGATTTCCATAACGGAGCCGAGGGCAGTTGGACAGATCCTGCTCCAGAGATAGAGAAAAGCAATGAGGATCTACAGATTATTGAAGTGCCGGAGAATGAGGCAGGGGGGTTTATCTGCCCCGAATGTGGCAAATTCTTTAACTCCCAGTCTCTTCTCCGTCAGCACCAGAGAGTTCACAGTGCAGCCCCGAGCCATTTCATGTGCCCGCACTGTGGCAAAGCCTTCATCCAAAGCTCCTCTCTGGAGCGTCACATGAGTTCCTACTGTAAACTGCGTCCCGTGCTGGGTCCAAGAGAAGCCATCAAGGTCATTCCGGCCGTTCAGCCAATGAACAAGTGCGGCATCTGTGATGTCACGTTCCCAAGCCGCAATGAGCTGAGGAAACATCTGGCTGGCCACACGGGCAACGAGCCGTACACATGCAAAGACTGCGGCCGCACATTCAGCTGCAACTACTTCCTGGTGCGACACCAGCGGGCCCACACAGGCGAGCGCCCCTTTATCTGCCCCCAGTGCAACAAGAGCTTCAGATGTAGTTCCGTCCTGTACCGGCACCAGCGCTCACATTCCGGGGAGCTGCCGTTTAAATGTGAGGTGTGTGACAAGGGCTTTGGGCAGAAGAGCACCCTCATCATCCACCTGCGGACTCACACGGGAGAGCGACCCTACCCCTGCCCCCACTGCGGCCGCTGTTTCTGCTCCAGTTCTGCTCTGGCCCGACACGAGCAAACTCACAAGAAGAACATAGATGTTAAAAACTTGGCCTGA
- the lrtomt.S gene encoding uncharacterized protein LOC496226 (The RefSeq protein has 1 substitution compared to this genomic sequence), giving the protein MDRRLSDHPVPGAPVDFSFKCINSVEDVLLEEPRQGLRPLKRCEDGKLLSQALRLNNNTLTDLKGFGETVEKLLGDPTQLSWIDLSFNDLSTIDSVLTKYPKLSVLNLHSNSIKQLSQVDKMSALPNLKSLTLHGNPVEGERGYRCYVLSVLPQLKTLDFSAVTKQDRVTADVWRRMNVRPRRVSRNKDQ; this is encoded by the exons ATGGACAGAAGACTCTCCGACCATCCGGTCCCCGGGGCCCCTGTGGATTTCTCATTCAAATGCATCAACTCAGTGGAAG ATGTGCTGCTGGAGGAACCCCGGCAGGGGCTGCGGCCCCTAAAACGCTGTGAGGATGGGAAGCTCTTGAGCCAAGCTCTGCGCCTCAACAACAACACTCTGACTGACCTGAAAGGCTTCGGGGAGACAGTAGAAAAGCTTTTGGGGGACCCGACACAGCTCAGCTGgattgacttgtcctttaatgatttGTCCACCATTGACTCG GTTCTGACCAAGTACCCAAAACTCAGTGTCCTCAATCTCCATAGCAACAGCATCAAGCAACTGTCCCAGGTGGATAAAATGGCCGCCCTGCCCAACCTGAAGAGTCTGACCCTGCACGGCAACCCAGTGGAGGGGGAGCGAGGATACAG GTGCTACGTCctgtctgtgctgcctcagcTGAAGACGTTGGATTTCAGCGCTGTCACCAAGCAAGACCGTGTCACTGCTGATGTATGGAGGCGCATGAACGTGAGGCCCAGACGCGTGAGTCGGAATAAAGACCAATAG
- the znf674.S gene encoding zinc finger protein 585A isoform X1: protein MDRSGPVPGRRPSSYRRSSRSGGAGAMDESALHIKEEPCEIGQSEFLVEEQETVAKEENVSEDWGAEAFAGEETEDYPQDKDSCGFICPECGKTFESQFLLSVHEATHVRESHVCPACGQTFVQRSSLVRHQTLYCAGNCQLSTSSSSPALSVPSSYRCGVCHMVLPGPNELRRHLVSHKGARRYTCKECNRTFSCNYFLVHHQKTHSREHPFVCPQCNKSFSCSSVLYRHQRLHMGVQPYKCELCVKRFSQKSSLITHMRTHTGERPYSCQLCGKSFSTNSALIRHQQRHQQGKLHTPLENQENEANDKDGKWKLPKILLRKAADGFSFTAVGDRKWVEQQMDCGRIQGKLVMEMHIDDEKVDIKKDYDEVPGGECRFLTRSPVKVENSEGHSTGSPQHSSEAPMPQRTHPRDRPFICRGCGKSFGHQSSLIRHRRSHCSRKQMKCMSADVSGSLDQSLYKCGVCSAAFTDRAQLKRHLSSHSGELLYWCKDCGRRFNSNYFLVRHQRIHTGDKPFQCQVCQRAFSQKTTLVIHLRSHTGERPYLCQVCGKGFCSRSALVRHHHSEKDKERGGQQKKLKASRRRKEVQKPRGGAKQKKLSSVDKESMRKVVIHDEDFEIIHTPAPKGSGRSSVACPDCGKTFKSQTHLTIHSRMHTGERPFSCACGKSFGHRSTLIRHRNFHCNVKSDMVIPTHAATPTQRIYKCGICHSNFPSTGELKKHLGSHTGEQRYTCTDCGRTFNGNFYLVRHQRTHTGERPFVCHRCNKSFKCSSVLYRHQRTHYGEMPFKCEACGKGFSQKTSLIIHQRTHTGERPYLCHICDRSFCSSAALSRHVQSHLFDGITSVQSVVEQHPEEADFTNGSVGEEAGEAGEEAGEAGEVGDPSKDEDFWEGSDQSLDSLKDKGSETDFHNGAEGSWTDPAPEIEKSNEDLQIIEVPENEAGGFICPECGKFFNSQSLLRQHQRVHSAAPSHFMCPHCGKAFIQSSSLERHMSSYCKLRPVLGPREAIKVIPAVQPMNKCGICDVTFPSRNELRKHLAGHTGNEPYTCKDCGRTFSCNYFLVRHQRAHTGERPFICPQCNKSFRCSSVLYRHQRSHSGELPFKCEVCDKGFGQKSTLIIHLRTHTGERPYPCPHCGRCFCSSSALARHEQTHKKNIDVKNLA from the exons ATGGATCGGTCCGGCCCTGTTCCTGGCCGCCG ACCCTCCAGTTACAGACGGAGCAGCAGAAGTGGCGGAGCCGGAGCCATGGATGAGAGCGCTCTGCACATTAAGGAGGAGCCGTGTGAGATTGGTCAGAGTGAGTTTTTGGTGGAGGAGCAAGAGACCGTAGCTAAGGAAGAGAATGTTAGTGAGGACTGGGGGGCTGAGGCTTTTGCTGGAGAAGAGACAGAGGATTACCCCCAGGACAAGGACAGCTGTGGATTTATTTGCCCAGAATGTGGGAAAACCTTCGAGTCTCAGTTTCTGCTGAGTGTCCATGAGGCAACGCACGTGAGAGAGAGTCATGTGTGTCCAGCCTGTGGCCAGACCTTTGTACAACGCTCCTCTCTTGTGCGCCACCAGACCTTGTACTGCGCGGGCAACTGTCAGCTTTCCACCAGTTCCTCCTCTCCTGCTCTCAGTGTCCCATCCAGTTACAGATGCGGCGTGTGTCATATGGTGCTGCCCGGCCCCAACGAGCTGCGCAGACATCTGGTGAGTCACAAAGGTGCGAGGCGTTACACGTGCAAAGAGTGCAACCGCACATTCAGCTGTAACTACTTCCTGGTGCATCACCAGAAGACTCACTCCCGGGAGCACCCGTTTGTCTGTCCCCAGTGCAACAAGAGCTTCAGCTGCAGCTCCGTCCTGTACCGACACCAGCGCTTGCACATGGGGGTGCAGCCGTACAAGTGTGAGCTGTGTGTCAAACGCTTCTCCCAGAAGAGCAGTCTCATCACTCACATGAGAACTCACACGGGAGAGCGCCCGTATTCCTGTCAGCTCTGCGGGAAAAGTTTCTCTACCAACTCCGCTCTGATCCGGCACCAACAAAGGCACCAGCAGGGAAAGCTGCACACAC CTCTAGAGAATCAGGAGAATGAAGCCAATGACAAGGACGGGAAATGGAAACTGCCCAAAATCCTACTGAGAAAAGCAGCCGATGGCTTCTCCTTTACCGCTGTGGGGGACAGGAAGTGGGTGGAACAGCAGATGGATTGTGGGAGGATACAAGGAAAACTGGTGATGGAAATGCACATTGATGATGAGAAGGTGGATATAAAGAAAGACTATG ATGAAGTTCCAGGAGGAGAATGCCGTTTCCTGACACGGAGTCCAGTTAAAGTAGAGAACAGTGAGGGGCACAGCACTGGTAGCCCACAGCACAGTTCAGAAGCCCCCATGCCACAGAGGACACACCCTAGAGACAGGCCTTTTATTTGCAGGGGCTGTGGTAAAAGCTTTGGCCACCAGTCTTCACTTATAAGGCACCGCCGGTCCCACTGCAGCCGCAAGCAAATGAAATGCATGAGTGCTGATGTGAGTGGAAGCCTGGACCAGTCCCTTTATAAATGTGGGGTGTGCAGTGCAGCCTTCACAGACAGAGCGCAGCTGAAGAGACACCTGAGCAGCCACAGTGGGGAGCTGCTATACTGGTGCAAGGACTGCGGGCGCAGGTTTAACTCCAACTACTTCCTGGTCCGGCACCAGAGGATCCACACTGGCGATAAACCCTTCCAGTGCCAGGTTTGTCAGAGAGCTTTCTCCCAGAAGACCACCCTAGTGATTCACCTGAGATCTCACACCGGGGAGCGTCCTTACCTGTGTCAAGTCTGCGGCAAGGGCTTCTGCTCTCGCTCAGCATTGGTCCGCCATCATCACAGTGAGAAGGACAAGGAGAGAG GTGGGCAGCAGAAGAAGTTGAAGGCATCTCGGAGGAGGAAGGAGGTGCAGAAGCCCAGGGGTGGAGCTAAACAGAAGAAGTTATCGAGCGTGGATAAGGAGAGCATGCGTAAGGTAGTGATACATGATGAGGATTTTGAGATCATTCACACTCCTGCACCAAAAGGAAGCGGGAGGAGCTCCGTGGCGTGTCCTGACTGCGGCAAGACGTTCAAATCCCAGACGCATTTAACGATCCACAGTCGCATGCACACGGGGGAGAGGCCCTTCTCCTGTGCCTGTGGCAAAAGCTTCGGCCACCGCTCAACTCTCATTCGGCACAGAAACTTCCACTGTAATGTTAAGTCCGACATGGTTATCCCGACCCATGCGGCCACTCCCACCCAGCGCATTTATAAATGCGGCATCTGTCACTCCAACTTCCCCAGCACCGGTGAGCTGAAGAAGCACTTGGGCAGTCACACAGGGGAGCAGCGCTACACATGCACCGACTGCGGCCGCACCTTTAATGGGAACTTTTATCTGGTGCGTCACCAGCGGACCCACACCGGGGAGCGTCCCTTTGTCTGCCACCGCTGCAACAAAAGCTTCAAGTGCAGCTCCGTACTGTACCGGCACCAGCGCACACACTATGGGGAGATGCCCTTTAAATGCGAGGCATGCGGCAAGGGCTTCTCTCAAAAGACCAGTCTGATTATTCACCAGAGGACTCACACCGGAGAGCGGCCATACCTGTGCCACATCTGTGACCGGAGCTTCTGCTCTAGCGCTGCCCTCTCCCGACATGTGCAAAGTCACTTATTTGATGGAATCACCTCAG TGCAGAGTGTTGTGGAGCAGCACCCAGAAGAGGCTGATTTTACAAACGGCTCTGTAGGAGAGGAGGCGGGTGAGGCTGGAGAGGAGGCGGGTGAGGCTGGAGAGGTCGGGGATCCGTCTAAAGATGAGGACTTTTGGGAGGGCAGTGACCAGTCCCTTGATTCTCTGAAAGACAAAGGCAGCGAGACGGATTTCCATAACGGAGCCGAGGGCAGTTGGACAGATCCTGCTCCAGAGATAGAGAAAAGCAATGAGGATCTACAGATTATTGAAGTGCCGGAGAATGAGGCAGGGGGGTTTATCTGCCCCGAATGTGGCAAATTCTTTAACTCCCAGTCTCTTCTCCGTCAGCACCAGAGAGTTCACAGTGCAGCCCCGAGCCATTTCATGTGCCCGCACTGTGGCAAAGCCTTCATCCAAAGCTCCTCTCTGGAGCGTCACATGAGTTCCTACTGTAAACTGCGTCCCGTGCTGGGTCCAAGAGAAGCCATCAAGGTCATTCCGGCCGTTCAGCCAATGAACAAGTGCGGCATCTGTGATGTCACGTTCCCAAGCCGCAATGAGCTGAGGAAACATCTGGCTGGCCACACGGGCAACGAGCCGTACACATGCAAAGACTGCGGCCGCACATTCAGCTGCAACTACTTCCTGGTGCGACACCAGCGGGCCCACACAGGCGAGCGCCCCTTTATCTGCCCCCAGTGCAACAAGAGCTTCAGATGTAGTTCCGTCCTGTACCGGCACCAGCGCTCACATTCCGGGGAGCTGCCGTTTAAATGTGAGGTGTGTGACAAGGGCTTTGGGCAGAAGAGCACCCTCATCATCCACCTGCGGACTCACACGGGAGAGCGACCCTACCCCTGCCCCCACTGCGGCCGCTGTTTCTGCTCCAGTTCTGCTCTGGCCCGACACGAGCAAACTCACAAGAAGAACATAGATGTTAAAAACTTGGCCTGA